Proteins encoded together in one Capsicum annuum cultivar UCD-10X-F1 unplaced genomic scaffold, UCD10Xv1.1 ctg81257, whole genome shotgun sequence window:
- the LOC107853680 gene encoding ankyrin repeat-containing protein ITN1-like: MGNTILHMAANYGRSHFVAEAFKISPALLCHRNKKNETALHVAANEGHIEVVHLLLSIDEHHKETLMRMADDNGDKGDFSLAEYLKRDEENEYQVTPTGNTILHVAAHYGRSHFVAEALKISPALLCHWNNKNETALHVAANEGHIEVVHLLLSIDEHHKETLMRMADDNGDTALHKAVRSRHQDVARLLVKEDPEFEFPFNKARETPMYLAAESGLREALVEILNSCKQPTSSAGPLNRTPLHAAVIQEHTDCARLLMQNLCVRNLTWGVAIRCTLLLF; encoded by the exons ATGGGCAACACAATCTTACACATGGCAGCTAATTATGGCCGCTCACATTTCGTTGCAGAAGCCTTTAAGATTAGTCCGGCATTGTTATGCCATCGGAACAAGAAGAATGAGACTGCGCTTCACGTAGCAGCTAATGAAGGTCACATCGAAGTAGTCCACTTGCTACTTAGTATAGATGAGCATCATAAGGAGACGCTCATGAGGATGGCAGATGATAATGGAGATAAGGGTGATTTTTCACTTGCTGAATATCTGAAAAGGGATGAAGAAAATGAGTACCAAGTCACTCCAACAGGCAACACAATCTTACACGTGGCAGCCCATTATGGCCGCTCACATTTCGTTGCAGAAGCCCTTAAGATTAGTCCGGCATTGTTATGCCATTGGAACAATAAGAATGAGACTGCGCTTCACGTAGCAGCTAATGAAGGTCACATCGAAGTAGTCCACTTGCTACTTAGTATAGATGAGCATCATAAGGAGACGCTCATGAGGATGGCAGATGATAATGGAGATACAGCGCTGCACAAGGCTGTGAGGAGCCGACATCAAGATGTAGCTAGACTGTTGGTGAAAGAAGATCCTGAATTCGAATTTCCATTCAACAAGGCGCGTGAGACACCAATGTATCTGGCAGCTGAGTCTGGTCTTCGTGAAGCTTTGGTTGAAATCTTGAACTCCTGCAAGCAACCAACTTCTTCTGCAGGTCCATTAAATCGAACACCTCTGCATGCAGCGGTAATTCAAGAGCACACGG ATTGCGCGAGATTGCTGATGCAAAATCTTTGTGTGAGGAACCTGACATGGGGGGTTGCAATTCGCTGCACTTTGCTGCTCTTTTAG
- the LOC124885247 gene encoding protein ACCELERATED CELL DEATH 6-like yields MLGCKRSSVYLPAGSENDWTTEIHIAAGAGKVDAVHELLNHCPDCWEMLESNGRNALHDAILYSQANVVSYLLKPRKWDKLVEDPDNDGNTPLHLLASSNFWGYVPLELKNHPRAKKMSYNKENKTPFDVAVSCTEWTADKDRIAPSLYNDFLNSIAQLGRRVLKQNQLDWQKIIFNQAKERDINIKGILSAAQMQLVVATLLIIVTFAAGFTLPGGFESNDNSPNKGMAVLIKKASFCAFVMTDAIAFACSAGAIFSYFYMATNPRPMSYQDLGY; encoded by the coding sequence ATGCTCGGGTGTAAAAGATCCTCAGTCTACCTTCCCGCAGGCAGTGAAAATGACTGGACAACAGAAATTCACATTGCAGCCGGTGCAGGTAAGGTAGACGCTGTACATGAGCTGTTAAATCACTGCCCTGATTGCTGGGAAATGCTCGAAAGCAACGGACGAAATGCTCTTCACGATGCCATATTATACAGTCAAGCAAATGTGGTCAGTTACTTACTGAAGCCCAGAAAGTGGGATAAGCTTGTCGAGGATCCAGACAATGATGGCAACACTCCTCTCCATTTGCTTGCTTCCTCTAATTTCTGGGGCTATGTGCCTTTGGAATTAAAAAACCATCCCCGAGCAAAGAAGATGTCATACAACAAGGAAAACAAGACACCTTTTGACGTAGCAGTGTCTTGCACAGAGTGGACGGCAGACAAGGATAGAATCGCGCCCAGCTTGTATAACGATTTCCTTAATTCCATTGCTCAATTGGGACGCCGTGTACTCAAGCAGAACCAGCTGGATTGGCAGAAGATAATTTTCAACCAAGCGAAGGAACGCGACATAAACATCAAAGGTATCTTGTCAGCAGCTCAAATGCAACTAGTTGTGGCTACTTTATTAATCATAGTCACCTTTGCAGCTGGTTTTACATTACCGGGAGGATTTGAAAGCAATGACAATAGCCCTAATAAGGGGATGGCAGTCCTAATAAAAAAAGCATCGTTCTGTGCATTTGTTATGACAGATGCAATCGCCTTTGCATGCTCCGCTGGGGCTATATTCAGCTACTTCTATATGGCGACAAATCCTCGTCCAATGTCTTATCAGGATTTGGGTTATTAG